The genomic region GCGCGGCCGCGCCGGGTGGCCCGGCGCACCGATGGATGAGGACGCGTCTGGTGATTCCTGAGGATCTGCGATACACCGCCGAGCACGAGTGGGTGGCGGGTGACGGCACGGGCACGATCCGGGTCGGCATCACGCACTTCGCGCAGGACGCGCTGGGTGACATCGTGTACGTCCAGCTGCCCGACCCTGGTGTGGTGGTGGCGGCCGGTGAGTCGTTGGGTGAGATCGAGTCGACGAAGAGCGTGTCGGAGATCTACGCCCCGGTCAGTGGCACGGTGGCCGCGCGCAACGAGGCGCTCGGTGACACGCCCGAGGTGATCAACACTGATCCGTACGGTGCGGGTTGGCTGGTGGAGATCACTCCGGGTGATCCGACGGCGGTGGACGGGCTGCTGACGGCGGGTGCGTACCGCGAGCTCACCGAGAGCTGAGTGTGCTTGATCCGGAGCGCCCGCCG from Micromonospora sp. WMMD812 harbors:
- the gcvH gene encoding glycine cleavage system protein GcvH, with translation MIPEDLRYTAEHEWVAGDGTGTIRVGITHFAQDALGDIVYVQLPDPGVVVAAGESLGEIESTKSVSEIYAPVSGTVAARNEALGDTPEVINTDPYGAGWLVEITPGDPTAVDGLLTAGAYRELTES